In one Umezawaea sp. Da 62-37 genomic region, the following are encoded:
- the iolD gene encoding 3D-(3,5/4)-trihydroxycyclohexane-1,2-dione acylhydrolase (decyclizing), which produces MRLTTAQALVRWMLAQRTELFDGSEAPLFPGVFAIFGHGNVLGVGNALEEVRDRLPVWRGQNEQGMALAAVGIGKATHRRQVGVATSSIGPGALNMVTAAGVAHANRLPLLLLPGDTFVGRAPDPVLQQVEHFHDPGATVNDAFRAVSRYFDRITRPEQLMSTLPQVTRVLTDPADCGPVTLALPQDVQAESYDFPDALFHPVVHRLQRQRPDLRALTGAADAITAARKPLLVLGGGVRYSGAAGRALRFAEQHRIPIVETTAGRTLVPHDHPLNAGPLGVTGSTSANVLAAAADVVIAVGTRLQDFTTASWTVFSPDVRIVMLNAARFDAVKHGAQALVADADEALRELTDLLGDWQADSRWADEAVVERCRWDEHIDGLRTPGADLPTYAQVVGVVNDLSTPEDYVMTASGGLPGELIGGWRAVGESTMDVEYGFSCMGYELAGAWGAAIARPDGVVTTLLGDGSYLMLNSELFSAAFAGHGFVAVVCDNDGYAVIHRLQTGQGGTGFNNMYTDVRTTHTAPPRTDFAAHAASMGCAVFPTDDLAGLADAYRKAREAATGEHRPAVVVIRTHPSSWTEAGAWWEVAVPETAHRTEITDAHDQMLNDKTRQLRYLN; this is translated from the coding sequence ATGAGGCTCACCACGGCACAGGCGCTGGTCCGCTGGATGCTCGCGCAGCGCACCGAGCTGTTCGACGGCTCGGAGGCGCCGCTGTTCCCCGGCGTGTTCGCGATCTTCGGCCACGGCAACGTGCTCGGCGTCGGCAACGCCCTGGAGGAGGTCCGCGACCGGCTCCCGGTGTGGCGCGGCCAGAACGAACAGGGCATGGCGCTCGCCGCCGTCGGCATCGGCAAGGCCACCCACCGCCGCCAGGTCGGCGTCGCCACCTCGTCCATCGGCCCCGGCGCGCTGAACATGGTGACCGCCGCCGGTGTCGCCCACGCCAACCGCCTGCCGCTCCTGCTGCTGCCCGGCGACACCTTCGTCGGTCGCGCCCCCGACCCCGTCCTCCAGCAGGTCGAGCACTTCCACGACCCCGGCGCCACGGTCAACGACGCGTTCCGCGCGGTCAGCCGCTACTTCGACCGGATCACCCGCCCCGAGCAGCTGATGTCCACGCTGCCCCAGGTCACCAGGGTGCTGACCGACCCAGCCGACTGCGGCCCGGTCACCCTCGCCCTGCCGCAGGACGTCCAGGCCGAGTCCTACGACTTCCCCGACGCCCTGTTCCACCCGGTCGTCCACCGCCTGCAACGACAGCGCCCCGACCTGCGCGCCCTCACCGGCGCCGCGGACGCGATCACCGCCGCCCGCAAACCACTGCTGGTCCTCGGCGGCGGCGTCCGGTATTCAGGCGCGGCGGGCCGCGCACTGCGCTTCGCCGAACAGCACCGCATCCCGATCGTCGAAACCACCGCGGGCCGCACCCTCGTCCCCCACGACCACCCGCTCAACGCCGGGCCGCTGGGCGTCACCGGCTCGACGTCGGCGAACGTGCTGGCCGCCGCGGCCGACGTGGTCATCGCCGTCGGCACCAGGCTCCAGGACTTCACCACCGCCTCCTGGACCGTGTTCTCACCGGACGTCCGCATCGTCATGCTCAACGCCGCCCGCTTCGACGCCGTGAAGCACGGCGCCCAGGCACTCGTGGCCGACGCCGACGAGGCGCTGCGCGAGCTGACGGACCTGCTCGGCGACTGGCAGGCCGACTCCCGCTGGGCGGACGAGGCCGTGGTCGAACGCTGCCGCTGGGACGAGCACATCGACGGCCTCCGCACCCCCGGCGCCGACCTGCCGACGTACGCGCAGGTGGTCGGCGTCGTCAACGACCTCAGCACCCCCGAGGACTACGTCATGACCGCCTCCGGCGGCCTGCCCGGCGAGCTCATCGGCGGCTGGCGGGCAGTCGGCGAGTCCACGATGGACGTCGAGTACGGCTTCTCCTGCATGGGCTACGAACTGGCAGGCGCCTGGGGCGCCGCCATCGCCCGCCCGGACGGCGTCGTCACGACGTTGCTGGGCGACGGCTCCTACCTCATGCTCAACTCGGAACTCTTCTCAGCCGCCTTCGCAGGCCACGGCTTCGTGGCCGTCGTCTGCGACAACGACGGCTACGCCGTCATCCACCGCCTGCAAACCGGCCAGGGCGGCACCGGCTTCAACAACATGTACACCGACGTCCGCACCACCCACACCGCACCACCACGCACCGACTTCGCCGCCCACGCCGCCTCCATGGGATGCGCGGTCTTCCCAACCGACGACCTGGCAGGCCTGGCCGACGCCTACCGCAAAGCCCGCGAAGCCGCCACAGGCGAACACCGCCCCGCAGTGGTCGTCATCCGCACCCACCCCTCCTCCTGGACCGAAGCCGGCGCCTGGTGGGAAGTCGCCGTTCCGGAAACCGCCCACCGCACCGAAATCACCGACGCCCACGACCAAATGCTCAACGACAAAACACGACAACTCCGCTACCTGAACTGA
- a CDS encoding NADH:flavin oxidoreductase/NADH oxidase produces the protein MSPLFAPLALRSVTLRNRIAVSPMCQYSAVEGVPNDWHLVHLGSRAIGGAGLVLAEATAVQAIGRISPADTGIWNDDQVAAWRPITKFIRENGAVAGIQLAHAGRKASTYAPFDDAHGGVPDEEGGWTPVGVGTEAFTPDYRVPDELDEEGIRQVVEDFAAAARRSLDAGFELVEVHAAHGYLLHQFLSPLTNRRTDGYGGDFEGRTRLAVEVTAAVREAVGEDVPVLVRISASDWVDGGWNEHDSVALSRALAEVGADLVDASSGGLVPDAKITLGPGYQVPFADIVRSKAEVPTGAVGLITDARQAEAIIADGSADIVLLARELLRDPYWPLHAAVQLGAEVKAPKQYARAF, from the coding sequence ATGAGCCCCCTGTTCGCCCCTCTCGCCCTGCGCTCGGTCACCTTGCGCAACCGGATCGCCGTGAGCCCGATGTGCCAGTACTCGGCCGTGGAAGGGGTGCCGAACGACTGGCACCTGGTGCACCTCGGCTCGCGGGCGATCGGCGGCGCCGGACTGGTGCTCGCCGAGGCGACCGCCGTCCAGGCGATCGGGCGCATCTCGCCCGCCGACACCGGCATCTGGAACGACGACCAGGTCGCGGCCTGGCGGCCGATCACGAAATTCATCAGGGAGAACGGCGCGGTCGCCGGCATCCAGCTCGCCCACGCGGGCCGCAAGGCCTCCACGTACGCCCCGTTCGACGACGCCCACGGCGGCGTGCCGGACGAGGAGGGCGGCTGGACGCCCGTCGGCGTCGGCACCGAGGCGTTCACCCCGGACTACCGCGTGCCGGACGAACTGGACGAAGAGGGCATTCGTCAGGTGGTCGAGGACTTCGCCGCGGCCGCCCGCAGGTCGCTGGACGCGGGCTTCGAGCTGGTCGAGGTGCACGCGGCCCACGGCTACCTGCTGCACCAGTTCCTCTCGCCGCTCACCAACCGGAGGACCGACGGGTACGGCGGGGACTTCGAGGGGCGCACCAGGCTGGCCGTGGAGGTCACGGCGGCCGTGCGCGAAGCGGTCGGCGAAGACGTGCCTGTGCTCGTCCGCATCTCCGCCAGCGACTGGGTCGACGGCGGCTGGAACGAGCACGACAGCGTCGCGCTGTCGCGGGCGCTCGCCGAAGTCGGCGCAGACCTCGTCGACGCGTCGTCCGGCGGTCTGGTACCCGACGCCAAGATCACCTTGGGGCCGGGTTACCAGGTGCCGTTCGCCGACATCGTGCGAAGCAAGGCCGAAGTGCCCACCGGGGCGGTCGGCTTGATCACCGACGCCCGGCAGGCTGAAGCGATCATCGCCGACGGATCGGCCGACATCGTGCTCCTGGCGCGCGAACTGCTCCGCGACCCGTACTGGCCGCTGCACGCAGCGGTTCAGCTCGGGGCGGAGGTGAAGGCGCCCAAGCAGTACGCAAGGGCGTTCTAG
- a CDS encoding DUF3073 domain-containing protein — MGRGRAKAKQTKVARELKYSSHSTDFDALQRELSSGESANGHFSDERPDDPSEDGYDDYRR; from the coding sequence ATGGGGCGCGGCCGAGCGAAGGCCAAGCAGACGAAGGTGGCCCGAGAGCTTAAGTACAGCTCCCATTCCACCGACTTTGACGCCTTGCAACGCGAGCTGTCCAGCGGCGAGTCCGCGAATGGACACTTCAGCGACGAGCGACCAGACGATCCGTCGGAAGACGGATACGACGACTACCGTCGCTGA
- a CDS encoding Crp/Fnr family transcriptional regulator, which yields MPLPTATPDLAWPSNSLLGRLRDAPRQELLNIGTVVRYQADREVIEQDASDTHVLLLLDGVVKVQASDETGNTALLAIRVAGDLVGEMSALDQKPRSATVVTCGDVVAKMISSAELMSFLLRRNDVFVELLSMINDRLRWANQRRRDFLSHPAAERVARVVFELVQTYGREEPEGWVLGIPLTKVELASIAGMKPRTAEKAFSDLRKAGVVVSHLRRNVVVPDMQRLREFASC from the coding sequence ATGCCATTGCCAACAGCAACACCGGATCTCGCGTGGCCGTCGAACAGCCTGCTGGGCCGCTTGCGCGACGCGCCGAGACAAGAACTCCTGAACATCGGGACGGTCGTCCGCTATCAGGCCGACCGCGAGGTCATCGAGCAGGATGCGAGCGACACTCACGTGCTGCTCCTGCTGGACGGCGTGGTGAAGGTCCAGGCTTCGGACGAGACCGGCAACACGGCGCTGCTGGCCATCCGCGTCGCGGGCGACCTCGTCGGCGAGATGTCCGCGCTGGACCAGAAGCCCCGCTCGGCGACCGTGGTGACCTGCGGGGACGTCGTCGCCAAGATGATCAGCAGCGCCGAGCTCATGAGCTTTCTGCTGCGCCGCAACGACGTGTTCGTCGAATTGCTCTCCATGATCAACGACCGGTTGCGGTGGGCGAATCAACGGCGTCGCGATTTCCTCTCGCACCCGGCCGCCGAGAGGGTCGCCCGAGTCGTGTTCGAACTCGTGCAGACCTATGGTCGCGAAGAACCCGAGGGGTGGGTGCTCGGAATCCCGTTGACGAAAGTCGAACTGGCGTCGATCGCGGGCATGAAGCCACGAACGGCCGAGAAGGCGTTCAGCGATCTGCGCAAGGCGGGGGTCGTCGTGAGCCATCTCCGGCGCAATGTCGTCGTCCCGGACATGCAGCGTCTGCGTGAATTCGCAAGCTGTTGA